A genome region from Clostridium sp. JN-9 includes the following:
- a CDS encoding 6-hydroxymethylpterin diphosphokinase MptE-like protein gives MKNGIFERNINFLSNLNKPLKDKMLSIDQGSAKLIRGETGKRTICVKRENGNEIFIHSRINPRESAKFISDYTFREPCDIVFLFGLGLGYELREMQKNNPKKIYFVVEPDFEIFKCNLMVNDIQPVMKEINLFVGNNENQIIQALNYIIDKYKSIKIQFVVLPAYKVLYKELWGKIEYQLRKLLNGYLVAINTNNSQQKKWVRNYVMNLDYINNTYPLVKLRKCFKDKPAIIVGAGPSLEENIETLKLVQDKAIIAAVGSGAGILESNGIRAHILGAMDGNKAEEKIFNGLKYNADSMLFYSSQVYYNVPKLINGTKFLMNQVEMDEYLHKKLGWEYISGYSGPSIANVITYNLSELGCNPIIILGQDMCYSKNRLYAEGSKNNKEFTPEQLENDPAYIKTVNNKGDEVYTTPAFMSFKYESEEIIKNHHDIVYLNGTSHGITIDGAKNIDFNEYYKKEISNYKNIDFPIFSKDIERDGTEEKIKSQLSEELYMVMDCCEEMVKSIQENRDNIVNIINENEKKLSRVPLFANVFMGMLEFIEYLLPKDYLNNALNKYLFILDKCYIMEKAFQGQDIVKE, from the coding sequence TTGAAAAATGGCATTTTTGAAAGAAATATAAACTTTTTAAGCAATTTAAATAAACCTTTAAAGGATAAAATGCTTAGTATTGATCAGGGATCAGCTAAGTTAATAAGAGGAGAAACAGGTAAGAGAACCATTTGCGTAAAAAGAGAAAATGGTAATGAAATTTTTATACACAGCAGAATTAACCCCAGGGAAAGCGCTAAATTCATTAGTGACTATACTTTTAGAGAACCATGCGATATTGTATTTTTGTTTGGTCTTGGATTGGGGTATGAGCTTCGGGAAATGCAAAAAAATAATCCTAAAAAAATATATTTTGTAGTGGAACCTGATTTTGAAATATTTAAATGCAACTTGATGGTTAATGATATTCAGCCTGTGATGAAAGAAATAAATTTATTTGTAGGCAATAATGAGAATCAGATTATTCAGGCACTAAATTATATAATAGATAAATATAAATCTATTAAAATACAATTTGTAGTACTTCCTGCATATAAAGTCCTTTATAAGGAACTGTGGGGGAAAATAGAGTACCAGCTTAGGAAACTTCTAAATGGATATTTAGTTGCTATTAACACTAATAATTCCCAGCAGAAGAAATGGGTAAGAAATTATGTTATGAATTTAGATTACATAAATAACACATATCCGCTGGTGAAATTAAGAAAATGCTTTAAAGATAAACCAGCCATTATTGTGGGGGCAGGGCCTTCACTAGAAGAAAATATAGAAACCTTAAAACTGGTGCAGGATAAAGCTATTATTGCAGCAGTTGGAAGCGGTGCCGGTATACTTGAAAGCAATGGGATAAGGGCTCACATCTTAGGAGCTATGGATGGAAACAAGGCAGAAGAGAAAATTTTTAATGGCTTAAAATACAATGCGGATTCTATGCTGTTCTATTCCAGTCAGGTTTATTACAATGTACCTAAGCTCATTAATGGTACCAAATTCTTAATGAATCAGGTGGAGATGGATGAGTATTTACATAAAAAATTAGGTTGGGAATATATTTCCGGATATTCAGGCCCTTCCATTGCCAATGTTATAACTTATAATTTATCCGAACTTGGATGCAATCCAATAATAATTCTTGGACAGGATATGTGCTATAGTAAAAATAGATTATATGCTGAAGGTTCAAAGAACAACAAAGAGTTTACTCCAGAACAGCTTGAAAATGATCCGGCATATATAAAAACTGTTAATAATAAAGGTGATGAAGTATACACTACTCCTGCATTTATGTCATTTAAATATGAATCAGAAGAAATTATAAAAAATCACCATGATATTGTATATTTAAATGGCACAAGTCACGGAATTACTATAGATGGTGCCAAAAACATTGATTTTAATGAATATTATAAAAAAGAGATTTCTAATTATAAGAATATAGATTTCCCCATATTCTCTAAGGATATTGAGAGGGATGGGACAGAAGAAAAAATCAAAAGCCAGCTTTCTGAAGAGCTGTATATGGTAATGGATTGTTGTGAAGAAATGGTAAAGTCCATACAGGAAAATAGAGATAATATAGTAAATATAATAAATGAAAATGAGAAGAAATTAAGCAGAGTTCCATTGTTTGCTAATGTTTTTATGGGAATGCTGGAGTTTATCGAATATTTACTTCCTAAAGATTACTTGAATAATGCATTGAATAAATATCTATTTATTTTGGATAAGTGTTATATAATGGAAAAAGCGTTTCAAGGACAAGATATTGTAAAGGAGTAA
- a CDS encoding NAD-dependent 4,6-dehydratase LegB has product MNLKGKKVLVTGSEGFIGSHLTERLVELGANVTALVQYNSFNNWGWIDTFDKEVKNSIQVVTGDIREYDVMKRIIKGQDVVFHLAALIAIPYSYLSPMAYVRTNVEGTANVLEACRDYNVEKIIHTSTSETYGTALYVPIDEKHPMQGQSPYSASKIGADKIAESFYRSFNLPVATIRPFNTYGPRQSARAVIPTIISQVLSGKTEIKLGSLTPTRDFNYVKDTAEAFVKIAESDKTIGEVINAGSNYEISIGDIAKKIIQLIGKDVNIVCDDERIRPENSEVNRLWADNSKIKQLTDWRPKYSMDDGLKETIRWIKNNMQYFKTDIYNV; this is encoded by the coding sequence ATGAACTTAAAAGGGAAAAAGGTTCTAGTTACAGGTTCTGAAGGATTTATTGGCAGTCATTTAACAGAAAGACTTGTGGAGTTAGGAGCAAATGTTACTGCGCTGGTTCAATATAATTCCTTTAACAACTGGGGATGGATAGATACATTTGATAAGGAAGTTAAAAATAGCATTCAGGTCGTAACTGGCGACATAAGGGAATATGATGTTATGAAAAGAATTATTAAGGGCCAGGATGTAGTATTCCATCTGGCTGCATTAATTGCTATACCATATTCATATTTATCTCCAATGGCATATGTAAGAACTAATGTGGAAGGGACTGCAAATGTTCTTGAAGCATGCAGAGATTATAATGTTGAAAAGATTATACATACATCTACCTCTGAGACATATGGGACTGCTTTATATGTGCCTATAGATGAAAAACATCCTATGCAGGGTCAATCTCCTTATTCAGCCTCAAAGATAGGTGCAGATAAAATTGCTGAAAGCTTTTATAGAAGCTTTAATCTTCCGGTAGCAACTATAAGGCCGTTTAATACCTATGGCCCAAGACAGTCTGCCAGGGCAGTAATACCAACCATAATATCTCAAGTTTTATCAGGTAAAACTGAAATAAAGCTTGGAAGCCTGACACCCACAAGAGATTTTAACTATGTAAAGGATACTGCTGAGGCATTTGTTAAAATAGCGGAAAGTGATAAAACTATTGGTGAAGTTATTAATGCAGGCTCAAATTACGAAATATCCATTGGTGATATAGCTAAAAAAATTATTCAGCTTATTGGAAAAGATGTAAATATTGTTTGTGACGATGAAAGAATTAGACCTGAAAACAGTGAAGTTAACAGATTATGGGCTGATAACAGTAAAATTAAGCAATTAACTGATTGGAGACCTAAATATAGTATGGATGATGGTCTAAAGGAAACTATTAGATGGATAAAAAATAATATGCAGTATTTTAAAACAGATATCTATAATGTTTAA
- a CDS encoding DUF1002 domain-containing protein, which translates to MKFKTVFSKLLLIFMAASVVLSVSGNKVYADSYKTVTLGGDLTDSQKQDMLKYFGVDKQSANVIEVNIDEEKKYLGDTVDSSKIGTKSISCSYVEPTSSGGINVSINNIDWVSSNMIKNALITAGVKNANVKVSAPFSVSGTAALTGILKGYENNTNGSKISEDKKKAANEELATTADLGDKIGKDKAAGVMNDIKTQVIKDKPKNEDAVRKIVENTVNNYNLNLSAGDINKITVVMNKINGLGLNFSDIKSQLNGVASQMKDVLSSEQAQGFFSKLAASIKSFFQGLFN; encoded by the coding sequence ATGAAGTTTAAAACAGTTTTCAGTAAATTATTATTAATATTTATGGCTGCATCTGTAGTTTTATCTGTTTCTGGAAATAAAGTATATGCAGATTCATATAAGACTGTAACATTAGGAGGAGACCTTACTGATAGTCAGAAGCAGGATATGCTTAAATATTTTGGAGTTGATAAGCAGAGTGCCAATGTAATAGAAGTAAATATAGATGAAGAAAAAAAGTATTTAGGAGATACAGTAGACAGCAGCAAAATAGGAACGAAGTCCATATCCTGTTCTTATGTTGAACCAACTTCCAGCGGCGGGATAAATGTATCAATAAATAATATTGATTGGGTGAGCAGCAATATGATAAAAAATGCTCTTATTACAGCCGGAGTTAAGAATGCAAATGTAAAAGTATCAGCCCCTTTCAGTGTGTCCGGCACGGCTGCCCTTACAGGAATTCTGAAAGGTTATGAGAATAATACAAATGGCAGTAAGATCAGCGAAGATAAAAAGAAAGCTGCAAATGAAGAACTGGCGACTACGGCTGATCTGGGAGATAAAATAGGAAAAGATAAGGCTGCTGGAGTAATGAATGATATAAAAACACAGGTAATTAAAGACAAGCCCAAAAATGAAGATGCAGTAAGGAAAATTGTAGAAAATACAGTTAATAACTATAATTTGAATCTTAGCGCAGGGGATATTAATAAAATCACTGTAGTTATGAATAAAATAAATGGATTAGGCTTAAATTTCAGCGATATAAAAAGTCAGTTAAATGGTGTAGCAAGCCAGATGAAAGATGTTTTATCCAGTGAACAGGCACAGGGATTTTTCAGTAAGCTTGCAGCTTCAATTAAAAGCTTTTTTCAGGGGTTGTTTAATTAG
- a CDS encoding LegC family aminotransferase, with protein MIPLCVPEIKGNEWKYIKDCLDTNWVSSVGPYVDKFENDFAGYIGSKKAVVTMNGTAAIELALRTLGIGEGDQVIVSSLTFISPVNTIKYVGAEPVFVDVCRDTWVMDADKIEELITPSTKAILPVHIYGHPADMDKIMKIANKHNLYVIEDATESLGSLYNGKAVGTTAHIGCYSFNGNKLITTGAGGMLVTNNEELGKRAKYLSTQTKTVLENGAFYHKEIGYNFRMPNIVAAMGCAQLECIDEYIEIKRKNAKLYNKLLKDVKGVTLPVEKENVKNVNWLYSAVIEDDYPLTRDELIFKLKQYGIQSRPFFMPIHHMPPYRECRHGDMSKTDELARKGINLPSSIGLKEEEIEKICRVLSNATR; from the coding sequence ATGATACCATTGTGCGTTCCAGAGATTAAAGGTAATGAGTGGAAATATATTAAAGATTGCCTGGATACAAATTGGGTATCTTCTGTAGGACCTTATGTGGATAAATTTGAAAATGATTTTGCAGGTTATATAGGTTCAAAGAAGGCAGTTGTCACCATGAATGGAACAGCAGCTATAGAGCTGGCACTTAGAACATTAGGCATTGGAGAAGGGGATCAGGTTATTGTTTCCTCGTTAACATTCATATCTCCCGTTAATACAATAAAATATGTTGGGGCTGAACCAGTTTTTGTAGATGTTTGCAGAGATACATGGGTTATGGATGCAGATAAAATCGAAGAATTAATAACACCAAGCACTAAGGCAATTTTACCTGTACATATTTATGGACATCCTGCAGATATGGATAAAATTATGAAAATAGCAAATAAGCATAATCTATATGTTATTGAGGATGCCACAGAAAGTTTAGGCTCACTATATAATGGGAAGGCGGTAGGAACCACAGCACATATAGGCTGTTATTCTTTTAATGGGAATAAGCTTATAACTACAGGTGCTGGCGGAATGCTGGTAACTAATAATGAAGAGCTTGGGAAAAGAGCAAAATATTTATCAACTCAAACTAAAACTGTCTTAGAAAATGGCGCTTTTTATCATAAGGAAATAGGATATAATTTCAGGATGCCCAACATTGTAGCAGCCATGGGATGTGCTCAGCTTGAATGCATAGATGAATATATAGAAATTAAAAGAAAAAATGCAAAATTGTATAATAAGCTCTTAAAAGATGTAAAGGGAGTCACATTGCCAGTAGAAAAAGAAAATGTTAAGAATGTAAATTGGCTGTACTCTGCAGTAATAGAGGATGATTATCCACTTACAAGGGATGAACTTATATTTAAATTAAAACAATATGGTATACAATCAAGACCATTCTTCATGCCTATTCATCATATGCCTCCTTATAGGGAATGCAGACATGGAGATATGAGTAAAACAGATGAATTAGCAAGAAAAGGTATAAATTTACCTAGCTCTATAGGATTGAAAGAAGAGGAAATTGAGAAGATTTGCAGAGTATTGTCGAATGCTACCAGGTAG